The genomic window AGGCCAGGAAACGTAGCATCAAGCATGGCGGCGGTCCTTCGGTCGGCTGTTTGGTTGCACTTACAACCTAAACCGATTGGCTGTCCGCCTCTACTACTTGCTATATCCCGCTAATACGCGATGAACCAGGCTTTTGCCCAGCTTGGGCAGGAACTGCCATCGCCCAATGTCTATCGCACGGCGTCCGGCGCTCCGGGCCACGCCTATTGGCAGCAACAGGCGGATTACGATATTGATGCGCGTCTCGACGCTGACGCGCGACGCATCGATGCCACTGCCCGGATTGTGTACACCAATAATTCGCCGGATGCTCTGCGCTACCTGTGGCTGCAACTGGACCAAAACCGCTTCAAGAGAGACTCCCTGGATCGGCGCTCCCGCACCGTCAGCTCCGATCGCGTGTCCTACCGCAATCTGCGCGACCATCAGGCGGTGTCCATTGGCGACTACGGCTACCGCAATCTGAGTTTTACCGGGGATTCCGGCAAGGATCTGCCCTTTACCGTGGTCGACACCATGGTGCGGGTGGATTTACCCGAGCCCCTGGCGTCCGGCGAGTACGTCAGCTTCAACGTGGAATGGACCTTTGACATTATCGAGCGCGACACGGTTCGCAGCCGCGGTGGCTACGAGCAGTTTTACGAGTCCGACACCCAGATCTTCTTTTTATCCCAGTGGTTCCCGCGCCTTGCGGCCTACAGCGACTATGACGGCTGGCACAACAAGGCCTTTTTAGGCAGCGGTGAGTTCACCCTGGAGTTCGGCGACTACGATGTGTCTCTCACCGTGCCGGACAATCACGTGGTGTCGTCTACCGGTGCCCTGGCAAACGCCAGTGACGTGCTCAGCAGTGAGCAGCAGAAACGCCTGGCCAGCGCGGGTTCTGACAAGCCGCGTTTTATTGTCACCCCCGAAGAAGCCCTGGAGAACGAAAAGTCTGAGCCTTCCGGTACCCGAACCTGGCGTTTTGAAGCCGAAAACGTGCGCGATTTTGCCTGGGCCAGCTCCAGCAAATTTATCTGGGATGCCATGGTCCACGAGCAGCCGGGTGCCGAGCACGAGCGCGTTCTCGCCATGTCTTTTTACCCCAACGAAGCCGAGCCCGTGTGGTCCAAGTACTCGACCCAGGCCGTCGTGCACACCATGGACGTGTACAGCCGCTTCTCCTTTGATTATCCCTATCCCACGGCGCAGTCGGTGAACACCTGGGAAGGCGGCGGCATGGAATACCCCATGATCACCTTTAACGGCTATCGTCCTGACCCGCCCCGCGCCAAGCCAGACGATCCCGACTCTGCCGAGTCCCGGGCGGCTGCGGAGCTGGCCTATTCCCGTCGCATCAAGTACGGCCTTATCGGCGTTGTGATTCATGAGGTGGGACACATCTACTTCCCCATGGTGGTGAATTCCGACGAGCGTCAGTGGACGTGGATGGATGAGGGGCTCAATACCTTCCTGGAATACGTGGCGGAGCTGGAGTGGGAAGAAGATTTCCCCGCTTTCCGTCGCATCTCCAACTCGCTCATCAACGAGACCAACGTCCTCGATATGATCCCCGAGTACATGATGTCGCCGAATCAGGTGCCGGTTATGACCCAGTCAGATTCTGTACTGCGACTGGGCCCCAATGCTTACAGCAAGCCTGCCGCGGCGCTGACGGTGCTCCGAGAGACTGTCATGGGACGCGAGCTTTTTGATTTTGCCTTCCGGGAATATGCCCGGCGCTGGAAGTTCAAGCGCCCGACCCCGGCGGACTTTTTCCGCACCATGGAAGATGCATCCGGCGTCGATCTGGACTGGTTCTGGCGCGCGTGGTTTTACACCACGGACTATGTGGATATGGCGATCACAGATGTTCGTGCCTACCGTCTCAAGACCGGTGATCCCGACGTGGATTACCCCCTGGATCGGGAGGAGCATAACCGCGACAACCCCGTACCCGTGAACATTGAGCGCAACCAGGCTGCAGGCATCGTGCCCCGGGAAGAGCGATTTGAAGATCTCAAGGACCTGTACAGTGACAACGATCGCTATACGGTGACGAACAAGGATCGCAACGATGCGGCGGACAAGTTCAAAAAGCTCGAGCCCTGGGAGCAGCGGGCGTTTAATCAGGCGATTGAAGACGACGATATCTTCTACTTCCTTGATTTTGAAAATCTCGGTGGAGTGCCCTCGCCTCTGATGCTGCATATTCAGTACGAGGACGGCTCCAGCCGGGAGCTGGAACTGGCAGCGGAAATCTGGCGAAAGAATGCCGTGAAGGTGACCCATCGGCTGATAGAAGAAAAGCCCATTGCCTACATTGAAGTGGATAGACGGCACCAGACGGCGGATGCAGACTACAGTAACAACCGCTTCCCGTCGGTGATTCATCAATCACGCCTCGCGGCTTACAAGTCAAAGCCCAAGAAGCGCAATCTCATGGCCGATATGCTCCATGAGCTGAAAGACAGCGCCAAAACTGATACCGAGAATGGCAAGGCAGCGCCGCTGAAACCTGCGAACGGTGGCTAAGACGGGAGACTTCTCTCACGCAGCCACGTCGACAGTATTGCGCTGGGTCACCAGTGCAATACTGCTCGTCTGCCTGGCTCCCGCAAATGCGCACCGGGGTCATGCAGTGTGGACCGATATCACCTGGGCCGGTGAGAGCTTTGAGATCGTGCACCGTATGCATCTGGCGGATGCCATTGTCGTCAATCGCTACATGGGTGGCACCCTGCCCATCGAAGAGCTTCGCAGTCTGGCCCTCGTCGCTTTATATGTAGACGAACGTTTCAAGCTGCTCTCAGGGTTGCCTGCCAATGATCAGGGTGACACAGCGGGGTCCGGGGGCGACATTGAGCTTCTCACCATCGGCGCCGAAATTGAGGACGACTTCCTGCTTGTGTATCAGGAGTGGGTGACGCCTCTGCCCGAGCGTTTCCCCGTTATCGATAATTTCGTGTTGCAGGATGTGGAACCCGAATCCCAGGCCTTTATTAAGATCAAAGGTCCCGGACTGGACGAAGAGCGGGAACGCTAGGCGCGCTCCCGTCTCCTGGACGCGGCTTACTGCTGTCTAGGAATAAGGGTGATTTCCGTTTGCCGTCCATCCAGATAGCGTACGGTCTCACCGTCAAAAAACGCGTCTTCCTCGGTCATAAAACGCACCTGTTGATCGCCCCATTCGGGTACCGGAGCCTCGGCATTGAGTTCAATGGACCAGGCGGTATTCGGTCGCAGGGGGTAGACACCTCGCGCGCCCTTCATGGGCCCCTGGTTATCCCACATGCCGATGCCCGGCCCGGCGCCATGGCCGTGGAGACCCAGGGGATGGGTGTAGATCGTCCCTTTGATGCCCTGAGCCTCGATGGTTCTACGCGCCTCGGCGAGCATCTCATTGCCGGAGCGGCCACTCTTGAAGGTCGCCAGGAGGGCATCCTGAACCTTGTTGGCTGCCGCCAAGCCATCCCTCAGACCCTTGGGCGCTTCGGTCTCGCCGGGACGTAAAATGTAGGCGTGGTGCTGGGTATCGGTATTCAGCCGGAGATAGGTGATCCCGAAGTCCACATGGAGAAAATCGCCGGGCATCACCACATCGCCTTCATCGAGGCTCATGTTGGCAATGGAGAAGGCCGACTGGGAGGCTCGCTGGACATGGACCGAGGGATGAAACCAGGTATCCAGCCCCAGGTCAGACACATGCTGTCTCAGGTGCCAGCGCAGATCTTCCGTGGTGGTGATGCCGGGAGTGATGGTGGCTTCGGAAAACATCTGGGCAATGATCGCGTGGGCAATGCGCACAAGCTGGGGGTAGGCGGCCATCTCGGATTCCGTGCGCGTCTCAAGCCAGCCGATGGCCAGATTATGGTTCTCAACGACTCTTTCCGTGAGGGAGCCCAGGGCCCGTTCAAGCTTGCGCCGCATGCCGGCGCTCAGTCCGTCAGCGAGGGGGAAGTCTTCGGAGGTGTTGATGGCGACGGCCTTGGGATTGCGCTCACGGATGATCTCGGCCACACGTTCCCACTGGTCGGGCTGCTCTTCGGGATTCCAGGCAGCGGGAAACAGATCCGCCACCGGATAGCGGGCCACGGCCATGCGTTCTACGCCGGCTTCCTCGCCGCGGTCATGAAAAATCATGATGGTCGTGCGCCGTGCGGCCAGCCAGGTGGCGGGCAGCATGGTTTTGACCACCGGGTCCTCGTCGTATTCACCGGCAACGAGGATCCACATATCCACACCCTCGCGCCGCATAAGGGGCGCTATCAGGGTGTCCAGGCGCTCTCTCAGCCAGCGATCGATGGTCGCGGCGCGATCATCAAGATCCAGGATTTGCGGCATCGTCGGGTCCGTGAGTTCCTGAGCCTGGGTCAGCCCACTCAGGCTGCTCCCAAAAGTAAGGGCCAGCGCCAGGGCGCCCAGGGATCTGCGCAGGGGTGCACGGAGGGGGGTATGGAGAGGTGTAGGGTTCTTTCCTGAAAGGTGTTCGAGGGTTTTCATGCTTTAGTCTCTTTGCCAGCCGTAGTCTTTTGCCATGCGCGTGAAGCGCTCGATGTTGTCCTGAATCTGTTGTTCGGTCTGCTCTGAGCAATCGCCGATAATCGGCAGAGTGCGAAGAATCTTGCTGTCGGGGTCGATGAGCACGCGGGCCCCCTCGGGCACTGCGAGGCTTTGGGGGCCCGACGACATATCTGTAATAACCCGCTCGCCGTCAATACTCACCTCCACGGGCATGGGGAAGTCACGATCCCCTGGCACCTCCCAGGCGAGGCTGAGTTTGCCCT from Congregibacter litoralis KT71 includes these protein-coding regions:
- a CDS encoding DUF6702 family protein, whose translation is MAKTGDFSHAATSTVLRWVTSAILLVCLAPANAHRGHAVWTDITWAGESFEIVHRMHLADAIVVNRYMGGTLPIEELRSLALVALYVDERFKLLSGLPANDQGDTAGSGGDIELLTIGAEIEDDFLLVYQEWVTPLPERFPVIDNFVLQDVEPESQAFIKIKGPGLDEERER
- a CDS encoding M1 family metallopeptidase → MNQAFAQLGQELPSPNVYRTASGAPGHAYWQQQADYDIDARLDADARRIDATARIVYTNNSPDALRYLWLQLDQNRFKRDSLDRRSRTVSSDRVSYRNLRDHQAVSIGDYGYRNLSFTGDSGKDLPFTVVDTMVRVDLPEPLASGEYVSFNVEWTFDIIERDTVRSRGGYEQFYESDTQIFFLSQWFPRLAAYSDYDGWHNKAFLGSGEFTLEFGDYDVSLTVPDNHVVSSTGALANASDVLSSEQQKRLASAGSDKPRFIVTPEEALENEKSEPSGTRTWRFEAENVRDFAWASSSKFIWDAMVHEQPGAEHERVLAMSFYPNEAEPVWSKYSTQAVVHTMDVYSRFSFDYPYPTAQSVNTWEGGGMEYPMITFNGYRPDPPRAKPDDPDSAESRAAAELAYSRRIKYGLIGVVIHEVGHIYFPMVVNSDERQWTWMDEGLNTFLEYVAELEWEEDFPAFRRISNSLINETNVLDMIPEYMMSPNQVPVMTQSDSVLRLGPNAYSKPAAALTVLRETVMGRELFDFAFREYARRWKFKRPTPADFFRTMEDASGVDLDWFWRAWFYTTDYVDMAITDVRAYRLKTGDPDVDYPLDREEHNRDNPVPVNIERNQAAGIVPREERFEDLKDLYSDNDRYTVTNKDRNDAADKFKKLEPWEQRAFNQAIEDDDIFYFLDFENLGGVPSPLMLHIQYEDGSSRELELAAEIWRKNAVKVTHRLIEEKPIAYIEVDRRHQTADADYSNNRFPSVIHQSRLAAYKSKPKKRNLMADMLHELKDSAKTDTENGKAAPLKPANGG
- a CDS encoding M24 family metallopeptidase; this encodes MKTLEHLSGKNPTPLHTPLRAPLRRSLGALALALTFGSSLSGLTQAQELTDPTMPQILDLDDRAATIDRWLRERLDTLIAPLMRREGVDMWILVAGEYDEDPVVKTMLPATWLAARRTTIMIFHDRGEEAGVERMAVARYPVADLFPAAWNPEEQPDQWERVAEIIRERNPKAVAINTSEDFPLADGLSAGMRRKLERALGSLTERVVENHNLAIGWLETRTESEMAAYPQLVRIAHAIIAQMFSEATITPGITTTEDLRWHLRQHVSDLGLDTWFHPSVHVQRASQSAFSIANMSLDEGDVVMPGDFLHVDFGITYLRLNTDTQHHAYILRPGETEAPKGLRDGLAAANKVQDALLATFKSGRSGNEMLAEARRTIEAQGIKGTIYTHPLGLHGHGAGPGIGMWDNQGPMKGARGVYPLRPNTAWSIELNAEAPVPEWGDQQVRFMTEEDAFFDGETVRYLDGRQTEITLIPRQQ